In a genomic window of Agarivorans albus:
- the leuA gene encoding 2-isopropylmalate synthase → MSDLVKIFDTTLRDGEQALAASLTVKEKLQIAFALERLGVDIMEVGFPISSPGDFDSVQTIAREIKDSTVCALSRALPKDIDVAAEALKVADAFRIHTFISTSTVHVESKLKRSFDDVLEMAVNAVKHARNYTNDVEFSCEDAGRTPIDNLCRMVEAAIKAGATTVNIPDTVGYTVPSEFGGIISTLFNRVPNIDQAVISVHCHDDLGLSVANSISAVQQGARQIECTLNGIGERAGNCSLEEVAMIINTRKDQLGGLTTNIKSQEIYRASQLVSHLCNMPVQANKAIVGSNAFSHSSGIHQDGMLKNENTYEIMTPESIGLNKNSLNLTSRSGRHVIKHRMQELGYSEEDYKLDELYDSFLELADRKGQVFDYDLEALVFFNNLQDESEHYRLEYLSAQSGSDVVSTATVKLIAGEETILEASTGNGPIDAAYRCLRKITGYDIKIDDYTIEAAGGGTATAEKTDIKDALGKADIVANYQGRKYHGMGLATDIVEASAKAFVHVLNHIHRAEQVAKQKQSKLG, encoded by the coding sequence ATGTCTGACCTAGTCAAAATTTTTGATACCACCCTACGAGACGGTGAGCAAGCGCTGGCTGCCAGCTTAACAGTAAAAGAAAAGCTGCAAATTGCCTTTGCCTTAGAGCGCTTAGGTGTAGACATTATGGAAGTAGGTTTTCCTATTTCGTCACCTGGTGATTTTGACTCAGTGCAAACCATTGCGCGTGAAATCAAAGATTCAACGGTTTGTGCACTATCGCGCGCCTTACCCAAAGATATTGATGTAGCTGCCGAAGCCTTGAAAGTGGCAGATGCTTTTCGAATTCATACCTTTATCTCAACCTCAACTGTACACGTTGAAAGCAAACTAAAACGCAGTTTTGATGATGTGCTTGAGATGGCGGTAAACGCAGTAAAACACGCGCGTAACTATACCAATGATGTTGAGTTTTCTTGTGAAGACGCAGGACGAACTCCTATCGATAACCTATGCCGCATGGTAGAAGCGGCCATTAAAGCTGGTGCAACTACGGTAAACATTCCTGATACCGTAGGTTATACCGTACCTAGCGAATTTGGCGGTATTATTTCAACCTTATTTAACCGAGTGCCTAATATCGACCAAGCGGTAATATCAGTTCACTGTCACGATGACCTAGGTTTATCGGTAGCAAACTCTATTTCAGCGGTACAACAGGGCGCACGCCAAATTGAATGTACCTTAAACGGTATTGGCGAGCGTGCGGGTAATTGTTCGCTAGAAGAAGTAGCCATGATCATCAATACCCGTAAAGATCAGTTAGGCGGTCTAACTACTAACATTAAATCTCAAGAAATTTACCGCGCCAGCCAATTGGTAAGCCATTTGTGCAATATGCCGGTGCAAGCCAACAAAGCCATTGTGGGCAGTAACGCCTTTTCTCATTCTTCAGGTATTCACCAAGATGGCATGCTGAAGAACGAAAATACCTACGAGATTATGACGCCAGAGAGCATAGGCTTAAATAAAAATAGCTTAAACCTTACCTCTCGCTCTGGTCGCCACGTAATTAAACATCGCATGCAAGAACTAGGTTACAGCGAAGAAGACTACAAGCTAGATGAGTTGTACGACAGCTTTCTTGAACTGGCTGATCGTAAAGGACAAGTATTCGACTACGACCTTGAAGCCTTAGTCTTCTTCAATAATCTACAAGATGAATCAGAACACTACCGTTTAGAGTATTTAAGCGCGCAAAGTGGCTCGGACGTTGTTTCCACAGCCACAGTTAAGCTGATAGCTGGTGAAGAAACCATACTAGAAGCGTCTACAGGTAATGGTCCTATCGATGCGGCTTACCGCTGTTTACGTAAAATCACTGGTTACGACATTAAGATAGATGATTACACCATCGAGGCTGCTGGCGGCGGAACAGCAACCGCCGAGAAAACCGATATTAAAGACGCCTTAGGTAAAGCAGATATCGTAGCCAATTACCAAGGGCGAAAATACCATGGTATGGGTTTAGCTACTGACATTGTTGAAGCATCGGCCAAAGCTTTTGTTCACGTGCTTAATCATATTCATCGCGCCGAGCAAGTGGCAAAACAAAAGCAGTCTAAATTGGGCTAG
- a CDS encoding NAD(P)H-binding protein has translation MTKTAIVIGATGLVGSALLEQLLADESWDKVRVFGRKSTGVNADKLEEHVVDFAMIDSWQQLIQGHSLFICIGTTLSQAGSRAAMRAIDLELPLAFATAAKRNHVEDCLLISSLFANAKSPSHYLRIKGELENQLACLGFKHLMLFRPGPLLGERTQARFSEQVVAALQPVFSANLSPLRRWRGIEAVQLATTMLSYAHKPPSEVRVVIQGEALFTPR, from the coding sequence TTGACTAAAACTGCAATTGTAATTGGTGCTACAGGCCTAGTTGGAAGTGCCTTACTAGAGCAACTATTAGCGGATGAAAGTTGGGATAAAGTCCGGGTATTTGGCCGCAAAAGCACGGGTGTGAATGCGGATAAACTGGAAGAGCATGTTGTAGATTTTGCCATGATAGACAGTTGGCAGCAGCTGATTCAAGGTCACAGCCTATTTATTTGCATTGGCACTACGCTTAGCCAAGCCGGCAGCAGAGCTGCAATGCGAGCCATTGATTTAGAACTTCCTTTAGCTTTTGCCACAGCGGCAAAGCGCAATCATGTTGAAGACTGTTTGCTTATCTCGTCTTTGTTCGCAAACGCCAAGTCTCCTTCTCATTACTTGCGCATAAAAGGAGAGTTAGAGAATCAGTTAGCTTGCCTTGGTTTTAAACACTTAATGCTGTTTCGCCCTGGGCCATTGCTCGGCGAGCGCACACAGGCGCGTTTTTCCGAGCAAGTAGTGGCAGCACTGCAACCGGTATTCTCCGCTAATTTGTCACCTTTGCGGCGCTGGCGTGGTATCGAAGCAGTTCAATTAGCCACAACCATGCTTAGCTACGCGCACAAGCCGCCATCTGAAGTGAGGGTAGTTATTCAAGGAGAGGCGCTTTTTACTCCACGCTGA
- a CDS encoding phosphatase PAP2 family protein — protein MLQRLSQWDYAISATCLGHRFNAQVARLARVVSHSGDGYYYALFGGIIAFTSYAGAFWSLALPAFVIELMCYLLLKQIFRRDRPQALPVFIRPSDRFSFPSGHSAGAFVMAGSVAQIFPSWAGVAFTWASLVACSRVLLGVHFISDVIAGASLGLLIVYGIN, from the coding sequence ATGTTACAACGATTGAGCCAGTGGGATTATGCAATCTCAGCAACCTGTTTGGGGCACCGTTTTAATGCGCAGGTGGCCCGCCTAGCCAGAGTAGTATCGCATTCTGGTGATGGTTATTACTATGCCTTGTTTGGTGGCATTATTGCCTTCACTTCATATGCCGGCGCCTTTTGGAGCCTCGCCTTACCTGCATTTGTTATTGAACTAATGTGCTATCTGCTGCTTAAGCAAATTTTCCGACGAGACCGACCACAAGCTTTACCTGTGTTTATTCGCCCTTCCGATCGATTTAGCTTTCCCTCCGGCCATAGTGCTGGGGCCTTTGTTATGGCTGGCAGCGTGGCTCAGATATTTCCGTCTTGGGCGGGTGTGGCTTTTACCTGGGCGAGTTTGGTTGCCTGCTCTCGAGTATTGCTTGGGGTGCACTTTATTAGCGACGTTATCGCGGGTGCCAGTTTAGGTTTGTTAATTGTTTACGGTATTAATTAG
- a CDS encoding MJ1255/VC2487 family glycosyltransferase — protein sequence MRILYGVQGTGNGHITRARLLCSALKKQGIEVDVLMSGRVGKAPKVAEFGEYKSLKGISFHHQGGKVDKWATFKDLSLKQFRKDLAELDLSGYDLLINDFEPVSAWAAKKQGLTSISISHQAAFLHDIPTKEMGLWNRLLVRNFAPCEYNLGVHWCDFKQTIAPPLVEKLDELTNNGKILVYLPFESLEQIRPLLTRFTGHQFVCFHPEIKQVGKEENLELQPIHRENFLEHLRSCAGVFCNAGFELPSEAMAAGKKLLVKPLFGQFEQVTNAYTLQSLGLAHIAESLEPYILDSWLQLDQSEPVYYPDVANILAEHIRNNTWQDLDAMAREMWQQVSYPAASQLLMANIMSDSTVSAESLTKIKVSG from the coding sequence ATGCGAATTCTTTATGGTGTACAAGGAACAGGAAACGGCCACATTACGCGAGCTCGTTTGCTATGTAGCGCTTTAAAAAAGCAAGGCATCGAGGTAGATGTATTGATGTCTGGGCGGGTTGGCAAAGCGCCTAAAGTGGCAGAATTTGGTGAATACAAAAGCCTTAAGGGAATTAGTTTTCATCATCAGGGCGGCAAAGTAGATAAATGGGCTACCTTCAAGGATCTTTCTTTAAAACAATTTCGCAAAGACCTTGCCGAACTCGATTTGTCTGGTTATGACTTACTGATTAATGACTTTGAACCGGTGAGTGCTTGGGCGGCCAAAAAGCAAGGTTTAACCAGTATATCTATCTCTCACCAAGCAGCGTTTTTACATGATATTCCCACTAAAGAGATGGGCTTATGGAATCGATTATTAGTCCGTAATTTTGCGCCATGTGAATATAACCTCGGTGTTCACTGGTGCGACTTTAAGCAAACTATTGCGCCGCCCTTAGTGGAAAAGCTGGATGAACTAACAAACAATGGCAAAATTCTGGTGTATTTGCCATTTGAGTCTCTAGAGCAAATCCGCCCCTTGTTAACTCGTTTCACGGGCCATCAATTTGTCTGTTTTCACCCGGAAATTAAGCAAGTTGGAAAAGAAGAGAACTTAGAGTTACAACCCATTCATCGGGAAAACTTTCTTGAGCATTTGCGCAGCTGTGCCGGGGTGTTTTGTAACGCTGGTTTTGAACTACCCTCAGAAGCCATGGCGGCAGGTAAAAAATTGTTGGTTAAGCCATTATTTGGCCAGTTTGAACAAGTTACCAATGCCTATACTTTGCAAAGCTTGGGCCTGGCACATATAGCCGAAAGCCTAGAACCTTACATACTAGATTCATGGCTTCAGCTAGATCAAAGTGAGCCGGTATATTATCCCGATGTGGCCAACATTCTGGCAGAGCACATTAGAAACAATACCTGGCAAGATTTAGATGCTATGGCGCGTGAAATGTGGCAGCAAGTAAGTTATCCGGCGGCGAGTCAATTATTGATGGCCAATATCATGAGCGACAGCACGGTATCTGCAGAATCCTTGACTAAAATAAAAGTGTCTGGGTAA